The Glycine max cultivar Williams 82 chromosome 3, Glycine_max_v4.0, whole genome shotgun sequence sequence GTCGTTAAACTTCATATTTAAAGCACCTTCTAAAGCATCAAAATCAACACTCCTAAGTATGCTGTCAGGAACATTAAATGGCTTTTTTGTACACTCCATTGTATCAGGATCAAACTCTATTTGAATGCCAATCCATTTCATAAGGTGGTTGGCAGCATTCTTACCACCTTCCACATAATATACCCCAATCAGTGCTTCCACAACATCTGCAAGTGTCTTACTGGATAGAACTCTGTAAGAACTTGAATCACTCTCAAGCTCACCATCTTCCATCTCATCCTCATATCCATTCGTGTGACAATCCATCCTCTCGATCTTGGAAATGGATCGCTCCTGGTCAAACAAAGATGACTCCCCATCCTTGGTATCCTCATCAAAGACAGGCAGCACCCCAGGAGCTGCCCATCTGGATGGAGCAAAACGATCTGCTTGAATATATGATTGAAGCCCTTTACTTAATGCATACTGATATAATACCATGTTACTGACCATTTGTTGTCTCATCCTAGTAAGTTGACCTTCATGTTTCTGTGGATATTTTAGGAAAAGAAATCGACTAACAACCCATTTCAGGTAAGCATCTCCAAGAAGCTCTGCCCTTTCATAGCAGAATGTCTCCTGGCAAGAGGCGGCAGTCAAGGCTCCCAAGATCTGTTCACATAGAAGGCATGGGTTAACAGCAGAAACAAGAACTAAAAGCTAAATACTTGGAGCAGAGAAGATACCTTTGAAGCCAGGACAGGataatttatcatattcttAAGCTGAACTGCAAGTAGCATACTTTCAACCCTCCTCATTATCGAAGGCAACCTCTGGGCACCACGGACAAGTGATCCAGGCAGTGGGTGTACGAGGCATAGCTCAGGAGGAAGGAAAACATAATAAGTTTTGTCATGTATCTCTTCAGATTCACCTTCATGAGCTACAATGACAAGGCATTTCCCATTAAACAAGAATCTACAAATTTGCAAAGCATAATTATTCCAGGATAGAAATCATGAGAACAAACCTTCACTGTGCTCAAATCGAGGAGACAGAAGATTCTTGCAGTATGATACACCACGCCCTCTTATAAGAGGTTGCTGCTTGTAAATCAAATTAACCCCATACCTACACCAAAGCAATAAAAAAGAACCAGTAGCCATGTGCACCCACAGTTGTGCAAGAAGAGACAAAAAGCTTCTCTAATCTGGAAGGAAATGGAAGTTATTGTCACTTTCAATAAAGTCCTTGCTATTTAGAGGTGACAACAGAAGATTCCTTCACAGATTAAGATTAGCCCCCTGTTCTTCCTGCACAACATTAGTGGTGCAACGTGGCTAACAAGTAATTGGTAAGAATTTTCTAGACACATGGAAACAAAAGGGTACAGAAAATTGGATATGGAAGGCTTGGCTGGATGGGAAAAGAAAACCTTTAAAACAAATGAGAAAAAACTAGGAGACTATAATAATCTTAAAGAGAATGTGTATCATACTTTTGCTTGTAGTAATCAGCATATGAACTGTACTCCAGAGGACCAAGATAACCTTCTTTCCTAGGGAAAGAGTTCTCTGCTGACATGTCATAGCATATTGAATCAACATAAAACCTCTTCCCTGAATGAGCAGCAGTTACAATTCTCCCAACCAGATCCTCTGCATTAGTACAGATATCCGCCATCATTAATTTTCCATTGGTAGTCATATTGATGTGCTTTTGTGTTTGCATGGCGTCTCTGTTAGGAACCAATCCTGAAGCTTTCACCACATCAAACTGGGCCACAGCTCCTCTGATTCCATAGGTAGGATGTGATTTTTGCCCAAAAGCCATGCCATGACGCAATTTCCCAAATCCATATTCCCTTCTGTCTCCACCTAATGTTCTCTCATTAGTACCAAGGTAAACATCTGGTCGAGCTTTCTGGAGGGGATTCTTCCATGCATCAGCTCCAATTATTGTCTCAACCAGATGCCAGTCAATTTGGTTCATAGGATCTACGGACTTATCGCCAACCATTGGGACAAACAAATATGCCTTTGCAGGATCCCAAGGAGTGGTAGATGGTTCAACATCCACATCCAAGACAATGCTCATTAATCTTACATGAAAGCTTTTCAGGGATGCCAGCTGCATGTCATAAAAAATTAGGTTTTACCAAGATACcagaaactaaaatttttaaaacacatgAACATTTAAAACAAGTATAGACAATGATTAATTTGTCAACCTGACTCTCAGTGATATTTATCAACCCACTAAAGACAAGAGATGCCTTTGTAGTCACAGTTCGAGCGATAAATAGATCCATTGACATCGATAACACCTATAAAATGAATACAATCAGAGGGAGTAAATGAGCTTATAACACTAAATGAACTAGAAGCGGTAGCACAAATAGGAATTAATACCTCTGCATCCAGCTCATTGCCAAAAAGTACTGCAAAATTTGAAACTTGAGTCAAGAACGGATCCTTTGAATGGCCAAGATTTTCACACTTCACGGCATACATATAAAGATGAAGTAATTTGTAGTTGTTGCAAGCATCTTTTTCAGATAAGATCCACTCTCCCTGAAAGTCCAGATAGCATTAGGCAATAATGAGGGCAAGTCAAACAAACTCAAATTCGCATGACAAAAAACAGAAAGGTAAGAACAAAACAATTACTGTCACTAAAGACTAAAAAGGCATGTTTTTATAGCACATATACAGATTTGGTGAATTTTCATTATGTAGAAGTATCCCTGTTCTTTTCCTAAAtcagaaatatttaaattgcacTTTTTCtccatttatctttgtttcatTAATAACCATCTTCAAAGCCTTCAAGATCAttgcatttgattaaaggtATTATACACAAGCTTTCTTTACAAATGAATAATGACAATGGTGAACTGGTCAACTATACAACAAAACCCTCACAAAAAGATTACTTAGATCACATAACTTGCAGAAAGAACCAACCTTCAGTATGTCAGCCACACCTTCAGGGTAGAACTCCCTATGTCTAGCAGTCCCTGGAAGTGGATCTCCTTCATCAGTTTGTTCatccttttctctttctcccccaCTTCCTTTATCAGGCAATAGCATGTCAGTGAATGCACCCATCTCATGCAGTTTCTTGCAAGCAGCCAGACAAACAGCCTGcaaaaaccaaattaaacaACAGCTCTTGATAAAGACAAGCAGAAATCaatcaaattcataataaatgatGTCGTGCCTGTTGTGCCAGACGCATAGAACTGCATATTGGACCCTCAAGATTTTCAAACGGTGCATTACACGGTAGTTGAAGCTTGCAAGAATATTCCGTGGGACCTCCTGGTTTTTCATGCCTCTCCATAATAAACTCAGGGCGAAGAATTGAATATCTAGACAAAGGATAGAAAACATCCAAGTCATAATTAGAAGCTAACAAAAAGGCTGGTAAATGAAACCACCAATCTCAAGCCGAAATGCATCACCTGTCACTAGGTAACTGAGAGCAGTAAAAGTGGATAAGACCTACAGCAGAATTTAGGCTCACAACTGCACCGGTTGACTTCACCTGGTAAACTGTTCCGGGCCGGGTGTCAACAGAAATCAATCTTGAAGTGTCCTTCAGATGACTAAGGTCTGTTCTCTCTATTGCTTCTTTGCGCAAAGTTTCCTCACTGTTCTTGGCATTCCTTAGGAATGCTTCATGTGACAAATTGTCCCTATATACAAGACCAGTCACAAGGAGGGAAGAGGGTGGAAAGAGTTCAGTTACTCAGCatcaactaaaatataaaacaccATGTATGTTAGGTAAAATTAGGAACATAATGCTGATTAATGCCAGATCCAACAAAAATTCACAGCGTCAGTTTTTCTGTAAGCCAATCAGACAAGGAAGAGCAGAAAGTTCCACAGCTTAATTcattattgattgaaaaatataaaacaaattttgcaATTAAATGACAGatactaaatataaaataagtatgTTGTATAGCAAATCCAATTAGCCCAAGAGCCTTAGCTCAAGTGGCAACACGTTTCTTAGGAGATTACTTGATCTCATGTTCAAATCCTACCGAGGTCACTTTGCCTCAACTTTAGCCTACCTTCCCCACACCACATTATGGACCTCCCAAGTcaaatgtcaaaaaaataaaaatgacaaaaagagtatcaataataacaattatgtAAGAAGAATTATTTAAGACAGAGAATGAATCATAGAGAGAAAGGAGGATAAGGAATCCACATAAACCaacaaacaaaactaaaaatcaaccaaaaagggaagaaaatcaATGAGTAAACCCTCATTCTAATCCCTGAAATTGTAAGTATCTGTGACTTTAGTCCCTAACTTCATAGAATCTTCACTTAGTCCTTGATTTTGCAAAAAGTCATTAATTTTAGTCCATTCTCTACTTCATTATTgttgttttgcaaaaaaaataaaaaatgaccaaAGTAAATAACATTCTGCAAAGTCAATGATTAAAGTGAGGGTTTTGTGAAGTCAGGGACTTACAACACTGACGCTTTACAATTTCGAGGACTAAAATGAAGGTTTGTTTAAAATCAATGGTTGGAGGaggaatgataataataataattttaaaaagcacccaagaaagaataaaaatattatcttagTTGCAGTATTGAAGGGGACATGTGAACCTTTCATCACTCAATTAATAATGACAGAGCTAATGTCATTAAAGCAGGCCATAACTTAAGTATATGAAAACCAGAAGTAAGATAACAACAGGTCATGCAAGGAAGGAGAAAACCCAGAGGTCAAACATAATAAATTCACTGCCAAAGAGATTCCATTTCTTAGGCTTACTAAATCTCtagaaaaatatacttgaataaCAACACAAAAGAAACTGACAACAGTTAACACAGCCATATCATGCACCTCTCAACCATCAGGATGTAATCAGATCCAGGCTTTCTAGCACGTCCCCTGGACTGAATATATGCCAGAACAGTCTTTGCAAGGTCAAAGCGAATAACAACATTGCATTGACGGATATCAAGTCCTTCTTCAGCAACACTAGTGGCAACCAACAATGTGACCTACAAATGAGTACATTAGTGAGATTGAGAGAATATATTTCTACCCCTCTGAAACTGATAGCTGAGCCACACCAGCAAGATATAAATCTTACCCGTCCATCACGGAATTTGGCAATTGTATCCTGCATTTGGTAAGTTCGCATTTCCTGACTGTTATTATGACCAATCAAACTTGCACACTTCACAAAACTAAGTGATGGAAGCTCTGCAAAGACCTGCCAGTATTGACACACAATGAGCCATGGGATCTTGATTATGCAACTGAAACAACCAAAATGAAGTATAAAAGTAATGTGTCAATATAACCTTGGGCAGAACTAATGCAGACACAACACGCTCAACAAAGATGATTGCACGGAAATCTTCTGTATGCTGATACTTGAGAAGTATTTTGATTAGTGCCTGCACCTTGGGGGTCACCTTGCCATCAGCCACAGCAGCTCCTATAATAACATCCACGTGCTCCCCGCCAGAGACAACTAAGCAAAAATGTGTCAACTACATTCCATCTCAATCATtggtattttaatatttaaatttgaatatctTTACAAAGCATtgcataaattatatatatgatgaattaTGAATGCTCTTTCAtgtgtaaaatattttgttaaaattcttAGTAGTCCAATTTCTTATATACTCTTCAGAAGTTACCAAATTAAAGTATAACAAATACAGGTTATCAGgataatttacaaatttaaactATGAACTACTCAACACATGAAATTCGAGCCATTAGAAAGTTTCAATTCTACAACCAGGCTCACCATGACTGTCTGGAAGCTCTCCTTCTTCCATCTCTTCATGTTCAGACCCACTTTGAGCTGCACCATTCTCTGAGTCATCAATACCAGCATTTTTGTCAGAAGCTGCACCCTCTGACAGTTGGCATTTCAGAAGCG is a genomic window containing:
- the LOC100780953 gene encoding endoribonuclease Dicer homolog 1, whose protein sequence is MEDGSRVPAGDDPSYWLDACEDISCDDFIDFDVSSIVSDQPDNPSNQDFFGGIDKILDSIKNGAGLPLNHAVEPPNNNGTAAGEVCLPSNATLEDGAPAADAFDHSGGVARSNGSSKLSNGNETGVLVNYSQERGAPPLNGGHDFDGEERCSKRAWLGGYNNERPYYCRGNYQGKERERCFNNNNRKRPRGDRDEIDRKDKDGGGRKREHYGAVARRDVRDRDCRDRETRGYWERDKSGSTDMIFRTGAWEPDHNRDDKMVIDTKLENYGKLDKKSEDAIERVPEEKARQYQLDVLEQSKRKNTIAFLETGAGKTLIAVLLIKSIQDSLQKQNKKMLAVFLVPKVPLVYQQAEVIRERTGYQVGHYCGEMGQDFWDARRWQREFDTKHVLVMTAQILLNILRHSIIKMEAINLLILDECHHAVKKHPYSLVMSEFYHTTPKENRPSVFGMTASPVNLKGVSSQVDCAIKIRNLESKLDSIVCTIKDRKELEKHVPMPSEVVVEYDKAASLCYLHEQIKQMEVEVEEAAKYSSRRSKWQFMGARDAGAKEELRQVYGVSERTESDGAANLIQKLRAVNYALGELGQWCAYKVALSFLAALQNDERANYQLDVKFQETYLSKVVSLLKCQLSEGAASDKNAGIDDSENGAAQSGSEHEEMEEGELPDSHVVSGGEHVDVIIGAAVADGKVTPKVQALIKILLKYQHTEDFRAIIFVERVVSALVLPKVFAELPSLSFVKCASLIGHNNSQEMRTYQMQDTIAKFRDGRVTLLVATSVAEEGLDIRQCNVVIRFDLAKTVLAYIQSRGRARKPGSDYILMVERDNLSHEAFLRNAKNSEETLRKEAIERTDLSHLKDTSRLISVDTRPGTVYQVKSTGAVVSLNSAVGLIHFYCSQLPSDRYSILRPEFIMERHEKPGGPTEYSCKLQLPCNAPFENLEGPICSSMRLAQQAVCLAACKKLHEMGAFTDMLLPDKGSGGEREKDEQTDEGDPLPGTARHREFYPEGVADILKGEWILSEKDACNNYKLLHLYMYAVKCENLGHSKDPFLTQVSNFAVLFGNELDAEVLSMSMDLFIARTVTTKASLVFSGLINITESQLASLKSFHVRLMSIVLDVDVEPSTTPWDPAKAYLFVPMVGDKSVDPMNQIDWHLVETIIGADAWKNPLQKARPDVYLGTNERTLGGDRREYGFGKLRHGMAFGQKSHPTYGIRGAVAQFDVVKASGLVPNRDAMQTQKHINMTTNGKLMMADICTNAEDLVGRIVTAAHSGKRFYVDSICYDMSAENSFPRKEGYLGPLEYSSYADYYKQKYGVNLIYKQQPLIRGRGVSYCKNLLSPRFEHSEAHEGESEEIHDKTYYVFLPPELCLVHPLPGSLVRGAQRLPSIMRRVESMLLAVQLKNMINYPVLASKILGALTAASCQETFCYERAELLGDAYLKWVVSRFLFLKYPQKHEGQLTRMRQQMVSNMVLYQYALSKGLQSYIQADRFAPSRWAAPGVLPVFDEDTKDGESSLFDQERSISKIERMDCHTNGYEDEMEDGELESDSSSYRVLSSKTLADVVEALIGVYYVEGGKNAANHLMKWIGIQIEFDPDTMECTKKPFNVPDSILRSVDFDALEGALNMKFNDRGLLVESITHASRPSSGVSCYQRLEFVGDAVLDHLITRHLFFTYTNLPPGRLTDLRAAAVNNENFARVAVKHNLHVHLRHGSSALEKQIKEFVKEVQVELSKPGFNSFGLGDCKAPKVLGDIVESIAGAIFLDSGRDTTVVWKVFQPLLHPMVTPETLPMHPVRELQERCQQQAEGLEYKASRIGNLATVEVFIDGVQVGAAQNPQKKMAQKLAARNALAALKEKEVGKTQEKNDENGKKNGNQTFTRQTLNDICLRRNWPMPFYRCVNEGGPAHAKRFTFAVRVNTTDRGWTDECVGEPMPSVKKAKDSAAVLLLELLNKLYS